One segment of Panicum virgatum strain AP13 chromosome 1K, P.virgatum_v5, whole genome shotgun sequence DNA contains the following:
- the LOC120705096 gene encoding monooxygenase 1-like isoform X1, with translation MAEAEAHGIVIVGGGICGLATALALHRKGIASLVLEKSEVLRAEGAGIGVQANGWRALEQLGVAGELRKTAGLITSYHDVWMQGDKTTRDRYPVRTELRCLNRKDLIEALAKDLPAGAIRFGCRIAAVHEDPGGHGAVLTMADGTTINAKVLIGCDGGTNSVVASYLGLPPVRTIPRPVLRGFTSYPHGHPFENEFLRLRVGDFFVGRLTITDNLVHFFVTMPAPSADAGLAGADLRDVRDRVQKELEDRRCPAEITEVVRGSDPESLNLVTKFWYRPPWEVALGGFRKGAVTVAGDAMHAMGPFIGQGGSAGLEDAVVLARSLARARAGAAGGGAGEVDDGEAAVVAGGAIAAYIRERRLRLALLSLESYVMGVLLVRSPSPAVKLACVAVLLLLGSKSLRHANFDCGRL, from the exons ATGGCTGAGGCGGAGGCTCATGGCATCGTCAtcgtcggcggcggcatctGCGGCCTCGCCACCGCTCTCGCTCTCCACCG GAAAGGGATCGCTAGCCTTGTGCTGGAGAAGTCCGAGGTCCTGCGAGCAGAGGGCGCCGGCATCGGCGTCCAGGCCAACGGCTGGCGAGCTCTCGAGCAGCTCGGCGTTGCCGGGGAGCTCCGGAAGACCGCCGGCCTCATCACCTC GTATCATGACGTGTGGATGCAGGGCGACAAGACCACCCGGGACCGGTATCCAGTCAG GACGGAGCTCCGGTGCTTAAACAGAAAGGACCTGATCGAGGCGCTGGCCAAGGACCTCCCTGCCGGGGCTATCCGATTCGGCTGCCGCATCGCCGCCGTCCACGAGGatcccggcggccatggcgccgtcCTTACAATGGCCGACGGCACCACCATCAATGCCAAG GTCCTGATCGGGTGCGACGGCGGCACGAACTCGGTGGTGGCCAGCTACCTCGGCCTGCCGCCGGTGAGGACGATCCCTCGCCCGGTGCTGCGCGGCTTCACGAGCTACCCGCACGGCCACCCCTTCGAGAACGAGTTCCTCCGCCTGAGGGTCGGGGATTTCTTCGTCGGCCGGCTGACGATCACCGACAACCTGGTCCATTTCTTCGTCACCATGCCCGCACCTTCCGCAG ATgcagggctcgccggcgcggactTGAGGGACGTGAGGGATCGCGTGCAAAAGGAGCTGGAGGATCGCCGGTGCCCGGCGGAGATCACGGAGGTGGTCCGGGGGTCGGACCCGGAGTCCCTCAACCTGGTGACCAAGTTCTGGTACCGGCCGCCGTGGGAGGTGGCGCTCGGCGGCTTCCGGAAGGGCGCCGTGacggtcgccggcgacgcgatGCACGCCATGGGCCCGTTCATCGGccagggcggctcggcggggcTGGAGGACGCCGTCGTGCTCGCCCGGTCGCTGGCGCGGGCccgggccggcgccgccggcggcggcgcgggggaggtGGACGACGGGGAGGcagccgtcgtcgccggcggggcGATCGCGGCGTACATCAGGGAGAGGAGGCTGCGGCTGGCGCTGCTGTCCCTCGAGTCGTACGTCATGGGGGTCTTGCTggtgcgctcgccgtcgccggccgtgAAGCTCGCCTGCGTGGCCGTGCTGCTCCTCTTGGGCAGCAAGTCGCTCAGGCATGCCAACTTTGACTGCGGTCGCCTCTAG
- the LOC120705084 gene encoding CDT1-like protein a, chloroplastic: MEMDAGTPSKKAKTSAAAGATPQKPWKASPADQILTPEKLTQRVTAAAPAAEQIWTPEKPEERPRVRGRSVAFSVKEVRRAALELRRPDKGTPAAAEGADELESLERELGVGAGAGQSPVKRKAEVKLPESYEMLCEFFNCLESSTRLLRMKGSKTSFPNICASIQHLSERRFTYSHLAQLKYIMPEAIVINKILLRDDITCCMKPDLQVNLVVGAVESVKKQKGETAYSALRRIFRQRLVDFFRDHPEGDDIPEHELPHPFNRTRLSMPQAAPRVVPEPASPIEASDVNGQQATMMSHMSQSFKRRFSQRSPISSATANATSQLAKVESAVLSPLSRNSFSSSYVSASKEAQPEEDGKAVVSMSGVSEGTPAKYASTPVRLMASTPDLKTPKRPISDAGSGTPPLKISKRSARAKLFTTPTKVASMDGEDQNAISAVDDDDELLSFLPQSLLQSVKQKEQRAMEEKETGFADKVKRQKLIASLPSMFDVVFLIYQSRQRSVITKQELIHKIVASSPKIVDKSEVEEQLTLLKELVPEWISEKSARSGDVLCCVDATLSQADIRQRLYAAE, encoded by the exons ATGGAGATGGACGCCGGCACTCCGTCGAAGAAGGCCAAGACATCGGCGGCTGCGGGCGCCACGCCGCAGAAGCCGTGGAAGGCCTCTCCGGCTGACCAGATCCTGACGCCGGAGAAGCTGACGCAGAgggtcacggcggcggcgccggcggccgagcAGATCTGGACGCCGGAGAAGCCCGAGGAGAGGCCGAGGGTACGCGGCCGCAGCGTGGCGTTCTCCGTAAAGGAGGTGCGCCGGGCGGCGCTCGAGCTGCGGAGGCCGGACAAgggaacgccggcggcggccgagggggCGGACGAGCTCGAGTCCCTCGAGCGGGAGCTCGGTGTTGGCGCCGGGGCCGGCCAGAGCCCCGTCAAGCGCAAGGCCGAAGTCAAGCTGCCGGAAAG TTATGAGATGCTTTGTGAGTTCTTCAACTGCCTGGAGAGCTCCACTCGGCTGCTCCGTATGAAGGGATCCAAGACCTCTTTCCCCAACATCTGCGCTAGCATCCAGCATCTGTCTGAACG GAGGTTTACCTACAGCCATCTTGCGCAGCTCAAGTACATCATGCCCGAGGCAATTGTCATCAATAAGATCCTTTTGCGTGATGACATAACATGCTGTATGAAGCCAGATCTTCAGGTGAACCTTGTGGTTGGTGCTGTTGAGAGCGTCAAGAAGCAAAAGGGGGAAACTGCATACTCAGCATTGAGAAGGATCTTCAGGCAGAGGCTAGTGGATTTCTTCAGGGACCATCCTGAG GGAGATGACATACCAGAGCATGAATTGCCACACCCATTTAATCGAACAAGATTAAGCATGCCCCAGGCTGCCCCAAGAGTTGTTCCTGAACCGGCATCCCCAATCGAGGCTTCTGATGTCAATGGACAACAGGCTACTATGATGTCACACATGTCACAGTCATTCAAGAGAAGGTTTTCGCAGAGGTCTCCAATCAGTTCTGCAACAGCTAATGCAACCAGTCAATTGGCGAAGGTTGAGTCCGCTGTTCTATCACCATTGAGCAGGAATTCCTTCTCCAGTAGCTATGTTTCTGCTTCTAAAGAAGCTCAGCCAGAGGAGGATGGCAAGGCTGTTGTATCCATGTCTGGAGTTTCAGAGGGCACACCTGCTAAATATGCCTCTACACCAGTGAGGTTAATGGCGTCCACACCAGACCTTAAGACACCGAAGAGACCAATCTCTGATGCAGGTTCTGGCACGCCACCTCTAAAAATTTCAAAGAGATCAGCTCGTGCTAAGTTGTTTACCACTCCAACAAAGGTTGCTAGTATGGATGGAGAGGACCAAAATGCTATTTCTGctgttgatgatgatgatgaattacTCAGTTTTCTTCCACAATCCCTCCTTCAGTCG GTAAAGCAGAAGGAACAGAGGGCTATGGAGGAGAAGGAAACTGGTTTTGCTGATAAGGTTAAAAGGCAGAAGTTGATTGCTTCCCTGCCAAGTATGTTTGATGTTGTATTTCTTATCTACCAGTCAAGACAGCGGTCTGTAATTACAAAGCAGGAGCTGATTCATAAGATAGTTGCAAGCAGTCCAAAGATTGTGGACAAAA GTGAAGTAGAAGAGCAGCTGACATTGTTGAAAGAGCTTGTTCCCGAGTGGATCTCTGAGAAGAGTGCACGGAGTGGAGATGTTCTATGCTG CGTTGATGCAACTTTGAGCCAAGCGGATATTCGCCAAAGACTTTATGCTGCTGAGTAG
- the LOC120705096 gene encoding monooxygenase 1-like isoform X2, translating to MAEAEAHGIVIVGGGICGLATALALHRKGIASLVLEKSEVLRAEGAGIGVQANGWRALEQLGVAGELRKTAGLITSYHDVWMQGDKTTRDRYPVRTELRCLNRKDLIEALAKDLPAGAIRFGCRIAAVHEDPGGHGAVLTMADGTTINAKVLIGCDGGTNSVVASYLGLPPVRTIPRPVLRGFTSYPHGHPFENEFLRLRVGDFFVGRLTITDNLVHFFVTMPAPSAGLAGADLRDVRDRVQKELEDRRCPAEITEVVRGSDPESLNLVTKFWYRPPWEVALGGFRKGAVTVAGDAMHAMGPFIGQGGSAGLEDAVVLARSLARARAGAAGGGAGEVDDGEAAVVAGGAIAAYIRERRLRLALLSLESYVMGVLLVRSPSPAVKLACVAVLLLLGSKSLRHANFDCGRL from the exons ATGGCTGAGGCGGAGGCTCATGGCATCGTCAtcgtcggcggcggcatctGCGGCCTCGCCACCGCTCTCGCTCTCCACCG GAAAGGGATCGCTAGCCTTGTGCTGGAGAAGTCCGAGGTCCTGCGAGCAGAGGGCGCCGGCATCGGCGTCCAGGCCAACGGCTGGCGAGCTCTCGAGCAGCTCGGCGTTGCCGGGGAGCTCCGGAAGACCGCCGGCCTCATCACCTC GTATCATGACGTGTGGATGCAGGGCGACAAGACCACCCGGGACCGGTATCCAGTCAG GACGGAGCTCCGGTGCTTAAACAGAAAGGACCTGATCGAGGCGCTGGCCAAGGACCTCCCTGCCGGGGCTATCCGATTCGGCTGCCGCATCGCCGCCGTCCACGAGGatcccggcggccatggcgccgtcCTTACAATGGCCGACGGCACCACCATCAATGCCAAG GTCCTGATCGGGTGCGACGGCGGCACGAACTCGGTGGTGGCCAGCTACCTCGGCCTGCCGCCGGTGAGGACGATCCCTCGCCCGGTGCTGCGCGGCTTCACGAGCTACCCGCACGGCCACCCCTTCGAGAACGAGTTCCTCCGCCTGAGGGTCGGGGATTTCTTCGTCGGCCGGCTGACGATCACCGACAACCTGGTCCATTTCTTCGTCACCATGCCCGCACCTTCCGCAG ggctcgccggcgcggactTGAGGGACGTGAGGGATCGCGTGCAAAAGGAGCTGGAGGATCGCCGGTGCCCGGCGGAGATCACGGAGGTGGTCCGGGGGTCGGACCCGGAGTCCCTCAACCTGGTGACCAAGTTCTGGTACCGGCCGCCGTGGGAGGTGGCGCTCGGCGGCTTCCGGAAGGGCGCCGTGacggtcgccggcgacgcgatGCACGCCATGGGCCCGTTCATCGGccagggcggctcggcggggcTGGAGGACGCCGTCGTGCTCGCCCGGTCGCTGGCGCGGGCccgggccggcgccgccggcggcggcgcgggggaggtGGACGACGGGGAGGcagccgtcgtcgccggcggggcGATCGCGGCGTACATCAGGGAGAGGAGGCTGCGGCTGGCGCTGCTGTCCCTCGAGTCGTACGTCATGGGGGTCTTGCTggtgcgctcgccgtcgccggccgtgAAGCTCGCCTGCGTGGCCGTGCTGCTCCTCTTGGGCAGCAAGTCGCTCAGGCATGCCAACTTTGACTGCGGTCGCCTCTAG